The Kitasatospora sp. NBC_00374 genome has a segment encoding these proteins:
- a CDS encoding YciI family protein yields MKYMLLMQFSAATAGFPAIDTWTPEVIRAHIGFMQDTNAKLSAAGELVDAQGLAMPDSAKIVRSHGGGAPVVTEGPFPETKEWLAGWWIVDCETPGRALEIAAAISAAPGPGGTPLGMPVEVRQVMSAPTEEL; encoded by the coding sequence ATGAAGTACATGCTGCTGATGCAGTTCAGCGCCGCGACGGCGGGCTTCCCGGCGATCGACACCTGGACGCCCGAGGTAATCCGGGCACACATCGGGTTCATGCAGGACACCAACGCCAAGCTCTCCGCCGCCGGGGAACTGGTCGACGCCCAGGGCCTGGCGATGCCCGACTCGGCGAAGATCGTCCGCTCGCACGGCGGCGGCGCGCCCGTGGTCACCGAGGGCCCGTTCCCGGAGACCAAGGAGTGGCTGGCCGGCTGGTGGATCGTCGACTGCGAGACGCCCGGGCGGGCGCTGGAGATCGCCGCCGCGATCTCGGCCGCGCCCGGCCCCGGCGGTACACCGCTCGGCATGCCGGTCGAGGTGCGCCAGGTGATGTCGGCGCCGACCGAGGAGCTGTGA
- a CDS encoding GlxA family transcriptional regulator translates to MTRVVFLLVPQLHLLDLAGPAQVFSTADDLGHGYRLDYVAEQEDVPTAQGLTLRAGTRWPRLHARDLVVVPGWRSDTLRTNGELGTASLERLAAHHAAGGTVASVCSGADALGRAGLLDGRRCTTHHDIQEELARRHPAARVVHDVLFVEDDRVLTSAGIASGIDLALHLVASRHGPYAASQVARSMVVQARRNGDEQQAGVMLRHRAHLVDAVHRAQDLIDSRFTSRLSLASLAAETGMSERTLTRRFTGATGLTPLRYQQGLRVERAEHLIAHGATAESAAREVGFQDARMLRRLRARS, encoded by the coding sequence GTGACCAGGGTCGTCTTCCTGCTCGTCCCGCAGCTGCACCTGCTGGACCTGGCCGGCCCCGCCCAGGTGTTCTCGACGGCGGACGACCTCGGCCACGGCTACCGGCTCGACTACGTGGCCGAGCAGGAGGACGTCCCCACCGCGCAGGGCCTCACCCTGCGGGCCGGCACCCGGTGGCCGCGGCTGCACGCCCGGGACCTGGTCGTGGTGCCGGGCTGGCGCTCGGACACGCTGCGGACCAACGGCGAGCTCGGCACCGCCTCGCTGGAGCGGCTGGCCGCCCACCACGCGGCGGGCGGGACGGTGGCGAGCGTGTGCTCGGGCGCGGACGCGCTCGGCCGGGCCGGACTGCTGGACGGCCGCCGGTGCACCACCCACCACGACATCCAGGAGGAGCTGGCCCGCCGCCACCCCGCCGCGCGGGTGGTGCACGACGTGCTGTTCGTGGAGGACGACCGGGTGCTGACCTCGGCCGGGATCGCCAGCGGGATCGACCTCGCACTGCACCTGGTCGCCTCGCGGCACGGCCCGTACGCCGCCTCGCAGGTGGCCCGCTCGATGGTCGTCCAGGCCCGCCGCAACGGCGACGAGCAGCAGGCCGGGGTGATGCTCCGGCACCGGGCGCACCTGGTCGACGCGGTGCACCGGGCCCAGGACCTGATCGACTCCAGGTTCACCTCCCGGCTCTCGCTGGCCTCGCTCGCGGCGGAGACCGGGATGAGCGAACGCACCCTGACCCGGCGCTTCACCGGTGCGACCGGCCTGACACCGCTGCGCTACCAGCAGGGTCTGCGGGTCGAGCGGGCTGAACACCTGATCGCGCACGGTGCGACGGCGGAGAGCGCGGCCCGCGAGGTCGGGTTCCAGGACGCCCGGATGCTGCGGCGCCTGCGGGCGCGGAGCTGA
- a CDS encoding glycoside hydrolase family 19 protein — MSVHRFLAFLSAVAAAIALAVVLPSSASAATCVAAWSPSAVYTGGATASYNSHNWSAKWWTQNETPGGASGVWADQGACGGGGGSTPTPTPTGGSCTYPAWVAGQTYTTGTVVRYTNGGLYRATHDNPGYDPVISTWYWEPYSCSGSPTPTQAPDPGGFPVSEAQFNQMFPSRNSFYTYSGLTAALSAYPAFAATGSDTVRKQEAAAFLANVSHETGGLVYVVEQNTANYPHYCDAGQPYGCPAGQAAYYGRGPIQLSWNFNYKAAGDALGINLLANPNLVQTDAAVAWKTALWYWNTQSGPGTMTPHNAMVNGYGFGETIRSINGSLECNGGNPAQVQSRINSYQSFTQILGTVPGSNLSC, encoded by the coding sequence GTGTCAGTCCACCGTTTTCTGGCGTTCCTGTCCGCCGTCGCGGCCGCGATAGCGCTGGCGGTCGTCCTCCCGTCCTCGGCCTCGGCCGCGACCTGCGTGGCCGCCTGGAGCCCGTCCGCGGTGTACACCGGCGGCGCCACCGCCTCGTACAACAGCCACAACTGGTCCGCCAAGTGGTGGACCCAGAACGAGACCCCCGGCGGTGCCTCCGGCGTCTGGGCCGACCAGGGCGCCTGCGGCGGGGGCGGCGGCAGCACCCCCACCCCGACCCCCACCGGCGGCAGCTGCACCTACCCGGCCTGGGTGGCCGGCCAGACGTACACCACCGGCACCGTCGTCCGGTACACCAACGGCGGCCTCTACCGCGCCACCCACGACAACCCGGGCTACGACCCGGTGATCAGCACCTGGTACTGGGAGCCGTACAGCTGCTCCGGCTCGCCGACCCCGACCCAGGCCCCGGACCCGGGCGGATTCCCGGTCAGCGAGGCCCAGTTCAACCAGATGTTCCCGAGCCGCAACTCCTTCTACACCTACAGCGGCCTGACCGCCGCGCTCAGCGCGTACCCCGCCTTCGCGGCCACCGGCAGCGACACCGTCCGCAAGCAGGAGGCCGCGGCCTTCCTCGCCAACGTCAGCCACGAGACCGGCGGCCTGGTGTACGTGGTCGAGCAGAACACGGCCAACTACCCGCACTACTGCGACGCCGGCCAGCCGTACGGCTGCCCGGCCGGCCAGGCCGCGTACTACGGCCGCGGGCCGATCCAGCTGAGCTGGAACTTCAACTACAAGGCCGCCGGCGACGCGCTCGGCATCAACCTGCTGGCCAACCCCAACCTGGTGCAGACCGACGCCGCCGTGGCCTGGAAGACCGCCCTCTGGTACTGGAACACCCAGAGCGGTCCGGGCACCATGACCCCGCACAACGCGATGGTCAACGGCTACGGCTTCGGTGAGACCATCCGGAGCATCAACGGCAGCCTGGAGTGCAACGGCGGCAACCCGGCCCAGGTGCAGAGCCGGATCAACTCGTACCAGAGCTTCACGCAGATCCTGGGCACCGTCCCGGGCTCCAACCTGAGCTGCTGA
- a CDS encoding GAP family protein, whose product MVLDLLLIGTAITLGPLHNSAFILLLSSDNGLRKGLAFLLAWLANLVLVIACVVLLTGGTPPDRHTAPSTAAVAVKLTLGVLLFLFGERRRRKPPGPHRPPKWMARIDHASLWAAGGLAFLLQPWAMVGAGAASAVDADLSSLESWFALVGYCLLATAGLVVMELYTVWAPEPARARLDGLRAWLDGHQDQLVVTLSLFLGLWLTGKSIYQLVA is encoded by the coding sequence ATGGTCCTCGACCTGCTCCTGATCGGCACCGCGATCACCCTGGGGCCGCTGCACAACAGTGCGTTCATCCTGCTGCTCTCCTCCGACAACGGCCTGCGCAAGGGCCTGGCCTTCCTCCTCGCCTGGCTCGCCAACCTCGTCCTGGTGATCGCCTGCGTGGTGCTGCTGACCGGTGGCACACCCCCGGACCGTCACACCGCTCCCTCGACGGCCGCCGTGGCCGTCAAGCTGACCCTCGGCGTCCTGCTCTTCCTCTTCGGCGAGCGCCGCCGCCGCAAGCCCCCCGGCCCCCACCGGCCGCCCAAGTGGATGGCCAGGATCGACCACGCCTCGCTCTGGGCGGCCGGCGGGCTCGCGTTCCTGCTCCAGCCCTGGGCGATGGTCGGCGCGGGTGCCGCCTCCGCCGTCGACGCGGACCTCTCCTCGCTGGAGAGCTGGTTCGCCCTCGTCGGCTACTGCCTGCTCGCGACGGCCGGTCTGGTGGTGATGGAGCTCTACACGGTCTGGGCCCCGGAGCCGGCCCGGGCCCGACTCGACGGCCTGCGCGCCTGGTTGGACGGTCACCAGGACCAGCTCGTCGTCACGCTCTCCCTGTTCCTCGGCCTGTGGCTGACCGGCAAGAGCATCTACCAGCTGGTCGCCTGA
- a CDS encoding histidine phosphatase family protein, translated as MTARATRHLYLVRHAEALPDESGLTENGRRQAVLLGRRLRGVPLAALHHGPLPRAAQTARLIADQLDGVLPQVAETAGDYLPYVPQRAELPPDCADHLLRFLDRFPPGEREHGPALARDAIERFTGPVPGDRDRHELVVTHNFLAGWLVRHALDAPDWRWLGLNHANAALTVIRYAPDRPSTVVLHNDLRHLPADLRWTGFPPEPHL; from the coding sequence ATGACCGCGCGAGCCACCCGCCACCTGTACCTGGTCCGGCACGCGGAAGCCCTGCCGGACGAGAGCGGGCTGACGGAGAACGGGCGCCGGCAGGCCGTCCTGCTCGGCCGCCGGCTCCGGGGCGTTCCCCTCGCCGCCCTCCACCACGGCCCGCTGCCCAGGGCCGCGCAGACCGCGCGCCTGATCGCCGACCAGTTGGACGGCGTCCTCCCGCAGGTCGCGGAGACCGCCGGGGACTACCTCCCGTACGTCCCGCAGCGGGCCGAACTGCCACCGGACTGCGCCGACCACCTGCTCCGCTTCCTCGACCGGTTCCCGCCCGGGGAGCGGGAACACGGCCCGGCCCTGGCAAGGGATGCGATCGAGCGGTTCACCGGCCCGGTCCCCGGTGACCGGGACCGCCACGAACTGGTCGTCACCCACAACTTCCTGGCGGGCTGGCTCGTCCGGCACGCCCTCGACGCACCGGACTGGCGCTGGCTCGGCCTCAACCACGCCAACGCCGCCCTGACCGTCATCCGCTACGCCCCGGACCGGCCGTCCACCGTCGTCCTCCACAACGACCTGCGACACCTGCCGGCCGACCTGCGCTGGACCGGCTTCCCGCCCGAGCCCCACCTGTGA
- a CDS encoding VOC family protein — MLDHLSIQCADLAASTAFYDAVLEPLGARRLMEHDGAVGYGVPPVPSLWLGPQTSGDGFREAHIAVRAPDRAAVVAFFTIATAAGATALHPPQEWPDYHPGYFAAFVRDPDGNNLEAVCHLTP, encoded by the coding sequence ATGCTCGATCACCTCTCGATCCAGTGCGCCGACCTGGCCGCCTCCACCGCGTTCTACGACGCCGTGCTGGAGCCCCTCGGCGCCCGCCGCCTGATGGAACACGACGGGGCCGTCGGCTACGGCGTCCCGCCGGTGCCGAGTCTGTGGCTCGGCCCGCAGACCTCCGGCGACGGCTTCCGCGAGGCCCACATCGCCGTGCGCGCGCCGGACCGTGCGGCCGTGGTGGCCTTCTTCACCATCGCGACGGCGGCCGGGGCCACGGCCCTGCACCCGCCGCAGGAGTGGCCGGACTACCACCCCGGCTACTTCGCCGCCTTCGTCCGCGACCCGGACGGCAACAACCTCGAGGCGGTCTGCCACCTGACACCCTGA
- a CDS encoding nuclear transport factor 2 family protein has protein sequence MSAHDEAVRRYFTAWNAEHTDDLAKAVAEAFTEDAGYTDPLAAVQGHEALVALISATHRQFPGFEFRQTGTSDAHHDLVRFTWELVSRTDGSAPVAGFDVVTLAPDGRVRAVSGFLDRVPGA, from the coding sequence GTGTCCGCACACGACGAGGCCGTCCGGCGCTACTTCACCGCCTGGAACGCCGAGCACACCGACGACCTGGCCAAGGCGGTGGCCGAGGCCTTCACCGAGGACGCCGGGTACACCGACCCGCTGGCCGCGGTCCAGGGGCACGAGGCCCTGGTCGCCCTGATCTCCGCCACCCACCGCCAGTTCCCCGGCTTCGAGTTCCGGCAGACCGGCACCTCGGACGCCCACCACGACCTGGTGCGCTTCACCTGGGAACTGGTCTCCCGGACCGACGGTTCGGCGCCGGTCGCCGGCTTCGACGTGGTCACCCTCGCGCCGGACGGGCGGGTCCGCGCCGTCAGCGGCTTCCTGGACCGCGTACCCGGCGCGTGA
- a CDS encoding methyltransferase domain-containing protein encodes MRGAYVFEQVGDGERERLAALEEVYDEVTRERITALGLADGWRCLEVGCGAGSIARWLAHRVGGAGEVLAIDLDPRFLQDATEPGLRVLRHDVTAGPLPGGDYDLVHARAVLEHLPQRDEVLRRMAGALRLGGRLVVEDFDIEGPMADAVARYWPAGQGDRARRLLAALRSAFTAAGVDVGYGRRLPEEFASLGLTGIGARIHAPLLPAGTPFLGMTLGRMRPRLVATGLITDAEVTAAVELTRHSPHVPNFMVTAWGHRPGPGPAAPAAG; translated from the coding sequence ATGCGTGGTGCATACGTGTTCGAGCAGGTGGGGGACGGCGAGCGGGAGCGCCTGGCCGCACTGGAGGAGGTCTACGACGAGGTGACGCGCGAGCGGATCACCGCGCTCGGCCTCGCGGACGGGTGGCGCTGCCTGGAGGTCGGCTGCGGCGCGGGCAGCATCGCCCGCTGGCTCGCCCACCGGGTCGGCGGCGCCGGGGAGGTGCTCGCGATCGACCTGGACCCGCGCTTCCTGCAGGACGCCACCGAGCCGGGCCTGCGCGTTCTGCGCCACGATGTGACGGCGGGTCCGCTCCCGGGCGGGGACTACGACCTGGTGCACGCCCGGGCCGTGCTGGAGCACCTGCCGCAGCGCGACGAGGTGCTGCGCCGGATGGCCGGGGCACTGCGCCTGGGCGGGCGGCTGGTGGTCGAGGACTTCGACATCGAGGGCCCGATGGCGGACGCCGTGGCCCGGTACTGGCCCGCCGGGCAGGGCGACCGGGCCCGCCGACTGCTCGCGGCCCTCCGGAGCGCGTTCACCGCGGCCGGTGTGGACGTCGGCTACGGCCGCCGGCTGCCCGAGGAGTTCGCGTCGCTCGGGCTGACCGGCATCGGCGCCCGGATCCACGCGCCGCTGCTGCCCGCCGGAACTCCCTTCCTCGGGATGACGCTGGGCCGGATGCGGCCGCGGCTGGTCGCCACCGGCCTGATCACCGATGCCGAGGTCACCGCGGCCGTCGAACTGACCCGGCACAGCCCTCACGTCCCGAACTTCATGGTCACCGCGTGGGGTCACCGGCCCGGTCCCGGACCTGCCGCGCCCGCTGCCGGGTGA
- a CDS encoding cysteine hydrolase family protein translates to MNSALVVIDVQESFRRRPNWAAVSNPGIVGKVSRLVDAARTRGDLVVWVLHTEPGTGDVFDPALGHVRPIDGLSPADGEPVVLKTSHNAFTTTNLQQLLTRHGVREVVISGIRTEQCCETTARVASDLGYDVVFVTDATATHPIEHRNAPSGRSLEEVLADPLTLGTAEITARTEYALAGRFARIATVEELTGS, encoded by the coding sequence ATGAACAGCGCTCTCGTCGTGATCGACGTCCAGGAATCCTTCCGCCGGCGGCCGAACTGGGCCGCCGTCTCCAACCCCGGCATCGTCGGGAAGGTCAGCCGACTGGTGGACGCCGCCCGGACCCGGGGAGACCTGGTGGTCTGGGTCCTGCACACCGAGCCGGGCACCGGTGACGTCTTCGACCCGGCCCTCGGCCACGTCCGCCCGATCGACGGCCTCTCGCCCGCCGACGGCGAGCCCGTCGTGCTCAAGACCTCGCACAACGCCTTCACCACGACCAACCTCCAGCAGCTGCTGACCCGGCACGGCGTCCGCGAGGTGGTGATCAGCGGAATCCGCACCGAGCAGTGCTGCGAGACCACCGCCAGGGTCGCCTCCGACCTCGGCTACGATGTCGTGTTCGTGACGGACGCCACCGCGACACACCCGATCGAGCACCGGAACGCCCCCTCCGGGCGCAGCCTGGAGGAGGTCCTGGCCGATCCGCTGACCCTCGGCACAGCCGAGATCACCGCCCGGACCGAGTACGCGCTGGCGGGCCGCTTCGCCCGGATCGCCACAGTGGAGGAGCTGACCGGATCGTGA
- a CDS encoding RNA polymerase sigma factor, with translation MTDPGGPVEDLLRALAPQVVGVLTRRFGDFAAAEDAVQEALLAAAVQWPEEGVPANPRGWLIQVARRRMTEEVRSEQARRLREDRVARQVPADRRAAPAADTEDATGRDDTLTLLFLCCHPALSPASALALTLRSVGGLSTAENARAFMVPEATMGQRISRAKQRVKSSGVPFRMPDRGGWAERLDAVLHVLYLIFNEGYVAGVGDDLQRVELSREAIRLTRAVHAALPQDSEVTGLLALMLLTHARSAARTGPGGELIPLAEQDRRRWDAGAIAEGIALITAALPAGPVGPYQVQAAIAAVHDEAATAEETDWPQILALYGVLERISENPVVALNRVVATAMVHGPQAGLAALDAVGADPRLTGHHRVTVVRAHLSEMAGDRGAAAALFRAASRATASLPERHHLAIRAARLTDPGVQPD, from the coding sequence CTGACTGACCCGGGTGGGCCCGTCGAGGACCTGCTGCGCGCACTGGCGCCGCAGGTCGTCGGCGTGCTCACCCGGCGGTTCGGGGACTTCGCCGCCGCCGAGGACGCCGTCCAGGAGGCCCTGCTCGCGGCCGCCGTGCAGTGGCCCGAGGAGGGCGTGCCGGCCAATCCGCGCGGTTGGCTGATCCAGGTCGCCCGGCGCCGGATGACCGAGGAGGTGCGCAGCGAGCAGGCCCGCCGCCTGCGGGAGGACCGGGTGGCCCGGCAGGTGCCGGCCGACCGCCGGGCGGCGCCGGCGGCGGACACCGAGGACGCGACGGGCCGGGACGACACGCTGACCCTGCTCTTCCTGTGCTGCCATCCCGCGCTCTCCCCGGCCTCGGCGCTCGCCCTGACCCTGCGGTCGGTCGGCGGGTTGAGCACGGCGGAGAACGCCCGGGCGTTCATGGTCCCCGAGGCGACCATGGGGCAGCGGATCAGCCGGGCCAAGCAGCGCGTCAAGTCGTCCGGGGTGCCGTTCCGGATGCCGGACCGCGGCGGCTGGGCGGAGCGGCTCGACGCGGTGCTGCACGTCCTCTACCTGATCTTCAACGAGGGCTACGTCGCCGGCGTGGGCGACGACCTGCAGCGGGTCGAGCTGTCCCGGGAGGCGATCCGGCTGACCCGGGCCGTCCACGCGGCGCTGCCGCAGGACAGCGAGGTCACCGGGCTGCTGGCACTGATGCTGCTGACCCACGCGCGCAGCGCGGCCCGCACCGGGCCGGGCGGTGAGCTGATCCCGCTGGCCGAGCAGGACCGCCGCCGGTGGGACGCCGGGGCGATCGCCGAGGGGATCGCGCTGATCACCGCGGCGCTGCCCGCAGGCCCGGTCGGGCCGTACCAGGTGCAGGCGGCGATCGCCGCCGTCCACGACGAGGCCGCCACCGCGGAGGAGACCGACTGGCCGCAGATCCTCGCCCTGTACGGGGTGCTGGAGCGCATCTCCGAGAACCCGGTGGTCGCGCTCAACCGGGTCGTGGCCACCGCGATGGTGCACGGCCCGCAGGCGGGCCTGGCCGCCCTGGACGCGGTCGGTGCGGATCCCCGTCTGACGGGTCACCACCGGGTCACCGTGGTCCGTGCCCACCTGTCGGAGATGGCGGGCGACCGCGGGGCCGCCGCCGCGCTCTTCCGCGCGGCCTCCCGGGCCACCGCCAGCCTCCCCGAACGGCACCATCTCGCGATCCGCGCCGCCCGGTTGACGGATCCCGGGGTACAGCCGGACTGA
- a CDS encoding tyrosine protein phosphatase, whose translation MRPSLFTVDLPGPGRLSTMAKPRGADWLEDEMTALRAHGVDILVCALTRPELDELGLTAEPLTAVAAGLRYVAIPIPDRSVPDPATVLPALHDLAGRLRAGAHIVTHCRYGIGRASLLAAALLVINGVEPDTAWSRLEQARGLAVPDTAEQREWTARTHGSAKAPSSS comes from the coding sequence ATGCGACCTTCCCTGTTCACCGTCGACCTGCCCGGCCCCGGGCGGCTGAGCACGATGGCCAAGCCGCGCGGCGCGGACTGGCTGGAGGACGAGATGACCGCGCTGCGCGCCCACGGCGTCGACATCCTGGTCTGTGCCCTCACCCGGCCCGAACTCGACGAACTCGGGCTCACCGCGGAGCCCCTGACGGCCGTGGCCGCCGGTCTGCGGTACGTCGCGATCCCGATCCCCGACCGCTCGGTGCCCGATCCCGCCACCGTCCTCCCGGCCCTGCACGACCTCGCCGGCCGGCTCCGGGCGGGCGCGCACATCGTCACCCACTGCCGTTACGGCATAGGCCGGGCGTCCCTGCTCGCCGCCGCGCTGCTCGTCATCAACGGCGTCGAGCCCGATACCGCGTGGAGCCGGCTCGAACAGGCCCGCGGGCTCGCCGTCCCGGATACCGCCGAGCAGCGGGAGTGGACGGCACGGACGCATGGTTCGGCGAAGGCGCCGTCGAGTTCGTAG
- a CDS encoding monodechloroaminopyrrolnitrin synthase PrnB family protein encodes MELGSEFCRGVAGRDPLGADAVLARLPELNARGDVAALGRELGALVAGCPPGRWVDTGDRLAVVRDLGMFLGSLRRHGVEPLDAVPGAEPVLLELGASVGMVPRDTVLHYGAWNPAGRRRRMFTGAAEEGVLIDAVRASAPAVERAALVLAGLSGLKPDEPAFADGCEDAARQLALLPEVAARVTRSVDPAGFFMARLRPYMEDVRVGGRRYFGPAAAHVPLYLVDHLLWSGDRPDPEHLSLQEELTGYGLPGWAALYRERAGLPSVATVLARALDEAGPRPGPDLRRTAEAVAGLLRSLLAFRGRHLRLVRRAYTEEAGYGAGSAGAAPETVRLVLELTRQRARQVRDRAGDPTR; translated from the coding sequence ATGGAGCTCGGTTCGGAGTTCTGCCGTGGGGTGGCCGGGCGTGATCCGCTGGGCGCGGACGCGGTGCTCGCCCGGCTGCCGGAGCTGAACGCCCGGGGGGACGTGGCGGCGCTCGGGCGGGAGCTCGGGGCGCTGGTGGCCGGCTGCCCGCCCGGCCGGTGGGTGGACACCGGCGACCGGCTGGCGGTGGTGCGTGACCTCGGCATGTTCCTCGGGTCACTGCGGCGGCACGGGGTCGAGCCGCTGGACGCGGTGCCCGGGGCCGAGCCGGTGCTGCTGGAGCTCGGCGCGTCGGTGGGTATGGTGCCCCGGGACACCGTGCTGCACTACGGCGCGTGGAACCCGGCCGGCCGGCGCCGCCGGATGTTCACGGGCGCGGCCGAGGAGGGCGTGCTGATCGATGCCGTCCGGGCGAGCGCGCCCGCGGTCGAGCGGGCGGCCCTGGTGCTGGCCGGGCTGAGCGGTCTGAAGCCGGACGAGCCCGCGTTCGCCGACGGCTGCGAGGACGCCGCCCGGCAGCTGGCGTTACTGCCGGAGGTTGCCGCCCGGGTGACCCGGTCGGTGGACCCGGCCGGATTCTTCATGGCCCGCCTGCGCCCCTACATGGAGGACGTCCGGGTGGGCGGGCGGCGGTACTTCGGGCCCGCCGCCGCGCACGTCCCGCTGTACCTGGTCGACCACCTGCTCTGGTCCGGCGACCGCCCGGATCCCGAACACCTCTCCCTCCAGGAGGAGTTGACCGGCTACGGACTGCCCGGGTGGGCCGCGCTGTACCGGGAGCGGGCCGGCCTGCCGTCGGTGGCGACCGTCCTGGCCCGGGCCCTCGACGAGGCCGGCCCGCGGCCGGGACCGGACCTGCGGCGTACGGCGGAGGCGGTGGCCGGGCTGCTGCGCTCGCTGCTGGCGTTCCGGGGCCGGCACCTGCGCCTGGTCCGGCGGGCGTACACCGAGGAGGCGGGGTACGGGGCCGGCAGCGCGGGAGCGGCCCCGGAGACCGTCCGGCTGGTCCTGGAGCTCACCCGGCAGCGGGCGCGGCAGGTCCGGGACCGGGCCGGTGACCCCACGCGGTGA
- a CDS encoding N,N-dimethylformamidase beta subunit family domain-containing protein, with translation MAERDTTGAATPGRRAFLGLAVTALAAAAGDAAAAPSRSTADDGAGRLDTRAENARPGNADWRITAPGPADAVEGFADRAAVLRGEPFGLYVSTTAAAFTVSAYRMGWYGGDRARLVWRSDRLPGARQPAPVVDPDTRAVRTDWQRTTVVDTTGWPEGSYLLRLDAEGDAGQRYVPVTVRSRTAAGCTVLVNAVATWQAYNLWGGHNLYNGPTGGRATRSLEVTFDRPYAYAQGAGLFLVYEAPLIALAERLGLSLAYATGVDLARDAALLDGARCVLSPGHDEYWSVEQRRRVTAARDAGTNLAVLGANCCYRRVRHEPSPLGPDRVMVCYKDDYRLDPGFVAGLTATTDFRAEPGSDPESSLLGVLYSGYPVDAPFVVTAPGHWVYEGTGVRAGDSFAHLVGVEYDRVDTDWPTPRPIEVLAHSPVVCGDRADFANSAYCTLPGGAAVFASGTMRWVEALDAQGPGGGGNHGLDAAAGAFTRRVTENVLLAFAAGPVGGVHPAVDNVEAVYGT, from the coding sequence TTGGCAGAGCGGGACACGACGGGTGCGGCGACCCCGGGACGGCGGGCCTTCCTCGGACTGGCGGTGACCGCGCTGGCGGCAGCCGCGGGCGATGCGGCCGCGGCGCCGTCCCGCTCCACGGCGGACGACGGAGCCGGGCGCCTGGACACCAGGGCCGAGAACGCCCGGCCCGGGAACGCCGACTGGCGGATCACCGCCCCGGGGCCGGCGGACGCCGTCGAGGGGTTCGCGGACCGGGCCGCCGTGCTGCGGGGCGAGCCGTTCGGGCTGTACGTCTCCACCACCGCGGCGGCGTTCACCGTCTCCGCGTACCGGATGGGCTGGTACGGCGGCGACCGCGCCCGGCTGGTCTGGCGCTCCGACCGGCTGCCCGGGGCCCGGCAGCCCGCCCCCGTCGTCGACCCGGACACCCGCGCCGTCCGCACCGACTGGCAGCGCACCACCGTCGTCGACACCACCGGCTGGCCCGAGGGCAGTTACCTGCTGCGCCTGGACGCCGAGGGCGACGCCGGGCAGCGCTACGTGCCGGTGACGGTGCGTTCCCGCACCGCCGCCGGGTGCACCGTCCTGGTGAACGCGGTCGCCACCTGGCAGGCGTACAACCTGTGGGGTGGTCACAACCTGTACAACGGCCCGACGGGCGGCCGGGCGACGCGCTCGCTGGAGGTGACCTTCGACCGGCCGTACGCCTACGCCCAGGGCGCGGGGCTGTTCCTGGTCTACGAGGCGCCGCTGATCGCACTGGCCGAGCGGCTCGGCCTGTCCCTGGCCTACGCCACCGGCGTGGACCTCGCCCGCGACGCGGCTCTGCTGGACGGCGCGCGGTGCGTGCTGTCGCCGGGCCACGACGAGTACTGGTCGGTGGAGCAGCGCCGGCGGGTGACGGCGGCCCGCGACGCGGGGACCAACCTGGCGGTGCTGGGCGCCAACTGCTGCTACCGGCGGGTGCGGCACGAGCCGTCGCCGCTGGGGCCGGACCGGGTGATGGTCTGCTACAAGGACGACTACCGGCTGGATCCGGGCTTCGTCGCGGGCCTGACCGCGACCACGGACTTCCGGGCGGAGCCCGGCAGCGACCCGGAGAGCTCGCTGCTCGGCGTCCTCTACAGCGGCTACCCGGTGGACGCCCCGTTCGTGGTGACCGCCCCGGGGCACTGGGTGTACGAGGGCACGGGGGTGCGGGCGGGCGACAGCTTCGCCCACCTGGTCGGCGTGGAGTACGACCGGGTGGACACGGACTGGCCCACGCCGCGCCCGATCGAGGTGCTGGCGCACTCCCCGGTGGTCTGCGGGGACAGGGCCGACTTCGCGAACAGCGCCTACTGCACGCTGCCGGGCGGCGCCGCGGTGTTCGCGAGCGGCACCATGCGCTGGGTGGAGGCCCTGGACGCGCAGGGGCCGGGCGGCGGCGGCAACCACGGACTGGACGCCGCCGCCGGGGCGTTCACCCGCCGGGTCACGGAGAACGTCCTGCTGGCCTTCGCCGCCGGCCCGGTCGGCGGTGTCCACCCGGCCGTCGACAACGTCGAGGCCGTCTACGGCACTTGA